The following proteins come from a genomic window of Oceanispirochaeta sp. M1:
- a CDS encoding response regulator produces MLKILLVDDEPLILKGLSRIIEREDNLKAKVLCAESAAEAMELSAEFRPNVVLVDINMPEMNGLQLIEKLKKRNIADRFIVLTGYDDFEYVRTALRLNVQDYLMKPINKELLLKNLHSCALKKEFEIREMREARLAVLRTHFFQSQFPDQISLSKRELMELFPAEFILVTVFRSVSPFPPAIISEIEGQLLRLFKTKYTFFSDNREELVLIVNWDGEISEEIIADTLNALVLKLSESSIMSIQSGISYAGRDINTVKDLYTNAVNSCDLESFFRESSVESPIMFGIPLEKLRELMKSDVRNRRTHSQLMAYQRELLARNSGEKKGLSSILRQLSGDLKTELESCSCSPEQLFYKKIYYSESDHFIFLNRNIRFLIESLKSTLILYDEMVEYDIKGVSSHIQKILLFIHENYDKDLCLDCLALEFNLHPNYISDLFRKEAGSSFLKYLNVFRIEKAKDIINKNSMLSFEEVAEKAGYSNSRYFYRVFKKYSGITPGQYRRKVKNEV; encoded by the coding sequence ATGCTGAAAATCCTTCTTGTTGATGATGAACCCCTAATTCTTAAGGGGCTTAGTAGAATAATTGAACGTGAGGATAATTTAAAGGCGAAAGTACTGTGTGCCGAAAGTGCCGCTGAAGCAATGGAGCTTTCGGCAGAATTCCGCCCCAATGTAGTTCTTGTGGATATAAATATGCCAGAGATGAATGGTCTTCAACTGATAGAGAAGCTGAAAAAAAGGAATATAGCCGATAGGTTTATTGTTCTCACCGGATATGATGATTTTGAGTATGTGCGCACTGCTCTACGGCTGAATGTTCAGGATTATTTAATGAAACCGATAAATAAGGAGCTGCTGCTGAAAAATCTCCATTCCTGTGCACTTAAAAAGGAATTTGAGATCCGGGAAATGAGGGAAGCGAGACTTGCTGTTCTAAGAACCCACTTCTTTCAATCACAATTTCCGGACCAGATTTCTCTTTCTAAAAGGGAACTAATGGAACTTTTCCCTGCTGAGTTTATTCTTGTTACTGTGTTCAGGTCTGTATCTCCTTTCCCCCCGGCGATAATTTCAGAAATTGAGGGTCAACTGTTACGATTATTTAAAACCAAATATACCTTTTTTTCCGATAACAGGGAGGAACTCGTTCTCATTGTAAACTGGGACGGGGAGATTTCTGAAGAAATAATTGCAGACACCCTGAATGCGTTAGTACTCAAGCTTTCGGAATCTTCTATTATGAGCATTCAATCAGGAATTAGCTATGCCGGTAGAGATATTAATACAGTAAAAGATTTGTATACAAACGCCGTGAACAGCTGTGATCTCGAATCTTTTTTCAGGGAGTCTTCTGTTGAATCCCCGATAATGTTCGGTATCCCTTTAGAAAAACTTCGAGAATTGATGAAATCAGATGTGAGAAATAGACGAACCCATAGTCAATTAATGGCATATCAAAGAGAATTGCTGGCGAGAAATTCAGGTGAGAAAAAAGGTCTTAGTAGTATATTGAGACAGTTGTCTGGGGATTTAAAAACAGAGCTTGAATCTTGTAGTTGTTCGCCGGAACAACTGTTTTATAAAAAGATATACTATTCAGAATCAGATCACTTTATATTCCTAAACAGAAATATAAGGTTTCTTATTGAATCCCTGAAATCAACCCTCATCTTATATGATGAAATGGTGGAGTATGATATCAAGGGCGTTTCTTCTCATATTCAAAAGATTCTTCTGTTTATTCATGAGAACTATGATAAGGACCTATGTCTTGATTGTCTGGCTTTGGAATTCAATCTTCATCCCAATTATATCAGTGATCTTTTTCGAAAGGAAGCGGGGTCTTCATTTCTTAAATATCTGAATGTGTTCCGTATAGAAAAAGCGAAGGATATTATCAATAAAAATTCGATGTTGTCATTTGAGGAGGTTGCGGAAAAAGCGGGATACTCTAATTCACGGTATTTTTACAGGGTGTTCAAGAAATATTCCGGAATAACACCGGGTCAGTACCGGAGAAAAGTAAAAAATGAAGTATAG
- a CDS encoding AraC family transcriptional regulator: MRPYNLPCFDDIDMDYLSFLQKEFGCCCDNGSCFRKLEIPSALGEGSFQRVQARNSLEIWRVKTRLHQPLTLPFQMRVPRFEICYCRTGHVVIDSDMDRLNCSFSDGNYQTNLMNFSGSMTYAPGIPQEFVSILFYQEFLDSLPMTFLSFSELNEEKKIEVYQPTETPFVLKQSFEKILDCPASDITLLLQLEGMGMEILSRIITLHFQNSRSSENQPVLSLSDKARLEQVRTIIDDNLHRNITIKELSLQVGLNTHKLTSGFRTLYGISLNQYRKDARMKKAEEILLSGQWNISETAFLVGYQSVGHFTNDFRRHYGLCPGEFRKGCMKTDTA; the protein is encoded by the coding sequence ATGCGCCCGTATAATCTTCCCTGTTTTGATGATATTGATATGGACTATCTCTCATTTCTCCAGAAAGAGTTCGGCTGCTGTTGTGACAATGGTTCCTGTTTCAGGAAACTGGAGATCCCTTCCGCGTTGGGAGAGGGTAGTTTTCAGAGGGTACAGGCCCGGAACTCCCTTGAAATCTGGCGAGTGAAAACCCGACTGCATCAACCACTTACATTGCCCTTTCAGATGAGAGTTCCCCGATTCGAGATCTGTTACTGTCGGACCGGTCATGTAGTAATTGACTCCGACATGGATCGTCTCAATTGTTCATTCAGTGATGGAAACTATCAGACGAATCTTATGAATTTTTCCGGCAGTATGACCTATGCTCCCGGCATCCCCCAGGAATTTGTATCGATTCTTTTCTATCAGGAATTTCTGGATTCCCTTCCCATGACCTTTCTGTCTTTTTCGGAACTGAATGAGGAGAAAAAAATTGAAGTGTATCAACCTACCGAAACCCCTTTTGTGTTGAAACAGTCATTTGAAAAGATTCTGGATTGTCCTGCCAGTGATATCACTCTTCTGCTCCAACTGGAAGGAATGGGTATGGAGATCCTTTCCAGGATCATTACCCTTCATTTTCAAAACTCCCGATCCAGTGAGAACCAACCAGTCCTTTCTCTTTCCGACAAAGCCCGGCTCGAACAGGTTCGGACGATAATTGATGATAATCTGCACCGGAATATTACCATCAAAGAGCTGTCTCTTCAGGTCGGACTGAACACTCACAAGTTGACTAGCGGATTCCGGACACTTTATGGAATCAGTTTAAATCAGTATCGTAAAGATGCCCGTATGAAAAAAGCCGAAGAAATACTTCTTTCGGGGCAATGGAATATATCCGAAACAGCCTTCCTTGTCGGTTATCAGAGTGTAGGGCATTTTACAAATGATTTTAGACGTCATTATGGTTTATGTCCCGGTGAATTCCGAAAGGGTTGCATGAAAACCGATACAGCCTGA
- a CDS encoding ABC transporter ATP-binding protein — protein MLKYFQKKYAMSEKGAKDLYVSIIWTVVMDISFMIPVVLSFKFLNEYMISLINKAENPTNSILYYIIMSIGFLLLMFVIAYFQYDSAFTKIYEESARRRISLAETLRKLPLAFFGKKDVADLSSTIMEDATQIEQLFSHSVPQIYAAVMTTLIMGVMMFFYNWQLSLALFWVVPVSIFVFCLSRKFQNRMHIELYQVKRDISDEIQEGLDSAHEIKSYNREDDYSNSISSNLNNFEKSLIKGELLIGAFINLSYVFLKLGLPSVMLYGAYLLATGSINIFTYLVFLVVAARIYNPIMTALDNFAAIIYLNVRIKRMEEMEQMPRQNGTLVFDPENYDIEFNNVDFSYQEGVQTLKDVSFTAKQGEVTALVGPSGGGKSTVAKLSARFWDIDRGVITLGGEDISLVDPETLLNNFSIVFQDVTLFNSSVMDNIRLGKKDAADHEVMNAARLAQCDDFIKNLPQGYDTLIGENGEKLSGGERQRISIARAMLKDAPIILLDEATASLDAENESKIQGALSELIKNRTVLIIAHRMRTVSGADKIVVIKDGTIAESGTPLELNEKQGIFSSMLKTQYGVSLQ, from the coding sequence ATGCTTAAATACTTTCAAAAAAAATACGCTATGTCAGAAAAGGGTGCGAAAGACCTTTATGTTTCAATTATCTGGACTGTAGTGATGGATATCAGTTTTATGATTCCGGTGGTCCTCAGTTTTAAATTTTTAAATGAATATATGATTTCCCTGATAAACAAGGCCGAGAACCCCACGAACAGCATCCTCTACTATATTATTATGTCTATAGGGTTTCTCCTACTTATGTTTGTTATCGCGTATTTTCAGTACGACTCGGCCTTTACAAAAATTTACGAAGAAAGCGCACGTCGGCGGATCAGTCTGGCCGAAACACTGAGAAAGCTGCCGCTGGCCTTTTTCGGCAAAAAAGATGTTGCCGATTTAAGCTCTACCATAATGGAAGATGCTACCCAGATAGAGCAACTTTTTTCCCATTCTGTACCTCAAATTTATGCAGCAGTAATGACAACATTGATTATGGGCGTGATGATGTTTTTTTACAATTGGCAGCTGTCTCTTGCCCTTTTCTGGGTTGTCCCAGTTTCTATCTTCGTCTTTTGTCTATCAAGAAAGTTTCAGAACAGGATGCATATAGAGCTTTATCAAGTAAAAAGAGATATCTCGGATGAAATTCAAGAGGGGCTTGATTCAGCCCATGAAATAAAATCCTATAACAGAGAAGATGACTATTCTAACAGCATTAGCTCAAATTTAAATAATTTCGAAAAGTCTTTAATTAAAGGAGAGCTTTTAATTGGGGCGTTTATCAACTTGTCTTATGTATTTTTAAAACTGGGACTCCCCAGTGTTATGCTCTACGGTGCTTATCTTCTGGCAACCGGCTCCATAAATATTTTTACCTACCTTGTTTTTCTTGTTGTTGCGGCACGTATCTATAATCCTATAATGACGGCTCTGGATAACTTTGCGGCGATAATATATCTGAACGTGCGTATAAAGCGAATGGAAGAAATGGAACAAATGCCAAGACAGAATGGAACTCTTGTATTTGATCCTGAAAACTATGATATAGAATTCAATAATGTCGATTTCTCATATCAGGAGGGTGTGCAAACATTAAAAGATGTAAGCTTTACGGCCAAACAGGGCGAAGTAACCGCACTTGTAGGTCCTTCCGGTGGAGGAAAGAGCACAGTAGCAAAGCTGTCTGCACGCTTCTGGGATATTGACAGAGGTGTTATCACTCTGGGAGGAGAAGATATTTCTCTTGTTGATCCTGAAACGCTCCTGAATAATTTTTCAATTGTTTTTCAGGATGTGACCCTGTTTAATTCAAGTGTTATGGACAATATCCGTCTCGGTAAAAAAGATGCGGCGGATCATGAAGTAATGAATGCCGCTAGATTGGCCCAATGCGACGATTTTATTAAAAACCTTCCCCAGGGATACGATACCCTTATTGGAGAAAACGGAGAGAAACTATCGGGAGGCGAGAGGCAGCGTATATCAATAGCCAGGGCAATGCTGAAAGATGCCCCGATTATTCTGCTGGACGAAGCCACCGCATCTCTTGATGCTGAAAATGAGAGCAAAATCCAAGGTGCACTCAGCGAACTAATAAAAAATAGAACTGTTTTAATTATTGCTCATCGTATGAGAACCGTTTCGGGAGCTGATAAAATTGTTGTTATTAAAGACGGCACGATCGCAGAATCAGGTACTCCTCTGGAATTAAATGAAAAACAAGGGATCTTTTCATCGATGTTAAAAACTCAATATGGAGTGAGCCTGCAGTAA
- a CDS encoding sensor histidine kinase, translating to MTNIIRHSKADTVDVSLNLHKEKIILNVENDGIGIKADDTKSSHAFGLLGIKERCNSHGGEFYITRYPGKGTV from the coding sequence ATTACGAACATAATTCGTCATTCAAAGGCGGACACTGTAGATGTTTCACTTAATTTGCATAAGGAAAAGATTATACTGAATGTTGAAAATGATGGCATTGGAATCAAGGCCGATGATACTAAATCTTCCCATGCATTTGGACTTCTTGGAATAAAAGAAAGGTGTAATTCACATGGTGGTGAGTTTTATATTACAAGATACCCGGGGAAAGGAACTGTTTGA
- a CDS encoding MATE family efflux transporter, with amino-acid sequence MNDNREELLQAPMGKLFVKMAVPGMIGMLVIGLYNLVDSIFVGQFVGPAAVSAVAMGYAVVLVNQAILSLFATGGMSLFSRAMGANDKETINSIFGNVLWPVGILSVLLTLFTYHFSREILIFLGAKGEILELGVVYLKPLSLGFVFGALGPALNFLIRGEGQMKSAMRIVVLGAILNIVLDPILIKVLKMGMSGAAVATIIGQAFIVAGDLIHFMSGKSVITLNRRSFRISWNLMPEMMKIGFSGMIMSIAVAIQLSILLSLSSSYGAASNIVMSTAFRVMCFFYIPLFGISYGLQPVIGANFGAGLYPRVREAFWYFGKIASVISICIWFFFQIFASSILSWFITDSGMVEMGIKWFRLFQASFLLYGFISISIMLFMATGKAAQGALLTLGRQILFFIPLAYILPHFLGEKGLWLSYPLGDLLIMLLSVFLVAPELKKLRASKQKSHKMAFNIS; translated from the coding sequence ATGAATGATAATCGTGAAGAATTATTACAGGCTCCCATGGGAAAGCTTTTTGTAAAGATGGCGGTTCCCGGAATGATAGGCATGTTGGTTATCGGGCTGTACAACCTTGTGGACAGTATCTTTGTTGGACAGTTTGTGGGACCCGCTGCTGTTTCGGCGGTAGCTATGGGGTATGCTGTCGTTCTTGTCAATCAGGCGATACTGAGTCTGTTCGCTACCGGAGGCATGTCACTTTTTTCAAGAGCCATGGGTGCAAATGATAAGGAAACCATAAACTCAATTTTTGGAAATGTACTCTGGCCGGTAGGGATTCTTTCTGTCCTACTTACCTTGTTTACCTATCATTTTTCCCGGGAAATACTGATTTTTCTGGGAGCAAAAGGGGAAATTCTGGAACTGGGCGTCGTGTATCTGAAGCCCCTCTCTCTTGGATTTGTCTTTGGAGCTCTCGGTCCTGCTCTAAACTTTCTTATCAGAGGCGAAGGGCAGATGAAGAGTGCCATGAGAATCGTGGTGCTGGGGGCAATTCTGAATATCGTTCTGGACCCCATTCTTATCAAGGTTTTAAAAATGGGTATGAGCGGGGCTGCCGTTGCGACCATAATCGGACAGGCTTTTATTGTTGCAGGAGACTTAATTCATTTTATGTCCGGTAAAAGTGTGATTACCCTGAACAGAAGAAGTTTCAGAATATCCTGGAATCTAATGCCTGAAATGATGAAGATTGGATTTTCAGGGATGATTATGTCGATAGCTGTTGCAATACAGCTGTCCATACTCCTCTCATTAAGCTCAAGTTATGGTGCCGCCAGCAATATTGTTATGAGCACAGCCTTCCGGGTTATGTGCTTTTTCTATATCCCTCTGTTTGGTATCTCTTATGGTCTCCAGCCTGTTATCGGAGCTAATTTTGGAGCGGGATTATACCCCAGGGTGAGAGAGGCCTTTTGGTATTTCGGAAAAATCGCATCGGTTATTTCTATCTGTATCTGGTTTTTCTTTCAGATTTTTGCTTCTTCTATTCTTTCCTGGTTTATCACCGATAGTGGAATGGTGGAAATGGGAATCAAATGGTTCCGTCTGTTTCAGGCCAGTTTTCTGCTCTATGGCTTTATCAGTATTTCTATAATGCTTTTCATGGCTACCGGAAAAGCTGCCCAGGGTGCTTTGTTAACTCTGGGCCGGCAGATTCTGTTTTTTATCCCCCTGGCATATATTCTTCCACATTTTCTGGGAGAAAAAGGTTTGTGGCTGTCATACCCTCTCGGAGATCTGCTAATTATGTTGCTGAGTGTTTTTCTTGTCGCCCCGGAGTTAAAAAAATTAAGAGCATCCAAACAAAAATCACACAAAATGGCATTTAACATCAGCTGA
- a CDS encoding ABC transporter substrate-binding protein — translation MKKNKVFTMLIIAFSFAPLLAEGQLEDESITLTEHAMEIIPDSITITDSKGREVKVNLPVERVAFSHFATGEAIKIVDAWDMVVGRDAFTSDRIIFPDLDEIPLISGMSVYELNYEEIYELDIDLFIAVDIPMPGFDEMVLKLEPDIPVVTLNFHEPSTIKENLEKLGLLLGKEEEARDYIDWYDDLVDGMSSKTAALDETEMPAMFYKVGWGGVDDIQTFTDDFTAMPERNMLTGCINTAAEVPSTGGWVQAVDPEWLVTQSVDVMVVGDPIQNGYGAGVDDNSLIRDHREKIVEHSIYSGFEAVKNKRVYMIAGEFFGTPRFIIGYAYMAKWFHPALFSDFDPQTIHQEYLTRFMRIDYDLNEHGVFIYPEE, via the coding sequence ATGAAGAAAAATAAAGTATTCACAATGCTAATTATAGCATTCTCTTTTGCCCCGCTTTTAGCAGAGGGACAGCTGGAGGATGAATCCATCACACTCACAGAACATGCTATGGAAATAATACCTGATTCAATAACCATAACAGACAGCAAGGGCAGAGAGGTCAAGGTAAACTTGCCTGTAGAGCGAGTAGCCTTCAGTCATTTTGCAACAGGAGAAGCAATAAAAATTGTCGATGCCTGGGACATGGTTGTAGGCAGGGACGCCTTTACTTCGGATCGTATTATCTTTCCCGATCTGGATGAAATACCCCTCATTTCCGGAATGAGCGTATACGAATTAAATTATGAAGAAATATATGAACTGGATATTGACCTATTTATTGCTGTTGATATACCGATGCCAGGTTTTGATGAAATGGTCTTAAAGCTCGAACCGGATATTCCTGTTGTCACCCTGAATTTTCACGAACCTTCAACTATAAAAGAGAATTTGGAAAAACTTGGATTACTGCTTGGTAAGGAAGAGGAGGCTCGAGACTACATCGATTGGTATGACGATCTTGTCGATGGGATGAGCAGTAAAACAGCTGCTCTTGACGAGACTGAGATGCCTGCAATGTTCTATAAAGTCGGCTGGGGTGGCGTTGATGATATTCAGACTTTTACCGATGATTTCACAGCTATGCCGGAACGGAACATGTTAACGGGATGTATTAATACGGCGGCGGAGGTTCCTTCGACAGGAGGCTGGGTTCAGGCGGTAGATCCTGAATGGCTGGTAACTCAGAGTGTTGATGTAATGGTAGTCGGAGATCCAATTCAGAATGGATATGGGGCAGGAGTTGATGACAATAGTCTCATCCGAGACCATCGGGAAAAGATAGTTGAGCATTCCATATATAGCGGATTTGAAGCGGTTAAGAACAAAAGGGTTTATATGATTGCGGGGGAGTTTTTCGGAACGCCGAGATTTATTATCGGATATGCCTATATGGCCAAATGGTTTCATCCCGCACTCTTCTCTGATTTTGATCCTCAGACAATCCATCAGGAGTATCTGACACGCTTTATGCGGATCGACTATGACCTGAATGAACACGGGGTCTTTATTTATCCCGAAGAGTAG
- a CDS encoding ABC transporter ATP-binding protein encodes MQKKKKEFVLKRLTPYMGSKRILLPLSLVLSGISAVLNIVPFVLVWYIIRDILSESQAINVSHISFYAWLAFASALMGIVVYFCALTSSHLAAFRVEVGMQKIGMKKILDMPLGFFDKHSSGKIRKIVNDGAGTTHSFLAHQLPDMAGSVISPMTLIVLILVVDWRMGLASLVPIILGFITMKFMTSSKGKKFQQMYYDSLEEMSSESVEYIRGIPVVKTFGQSIFSFKKFYDSILRYKEMVLAYTFLWRKPMSFFTVIMQSAAFFLIPMAILLIGRGEILPLVLSDFIFYLLISPLFATLLMKSMFFQQNVLIAEQAIDRLDNLLNYPGMHYIENTKNIKNHSLEFRDVVFSYEGSNKRAINKISFKLNEGETVALVGASGGGKTTIARLAARFWDIDEGEVLVGGINVRDISKKELMNNVSFVFQSTKLFKGSLRENVVFGKEDIGEKEINQAIDSSQSREIIENLQDGLDTVMGTKGTYLSGGEQQRIALARAMVKNAPIVLLDEATAFADPENEHLIQKALKTLSHGKTTLMIAHRLTTVQDADRILVIENGKIEEEGTHIELIEQGGLYKTMWDEYQKTIAWKIAARETACIGVQNA; translated from the coding sequence ATGCAAAAAAAGAAAAAAGAGTTCGTTCTAAAAAGACTAACACCTTATATGGGCAGTAAGCGAATCCTTCTGCCCCTGTCATTAGTATTGTCAGGGATTTCCGCAGTGCTCAATATTGTACCATTTGTACTTGTATGGTACATAATCCGGGATATATTATCAGAGTCACAGGCGATTAATGTTTCTCATATCAGCTTCTATGCCTGGCTTGCCTTTGCAAGTGCACTGATGGGAATCGTAGTATATTTCTGCGCACTCACCAGTTCTCATCTTGCGGCCTTTCGTGTTGAGGTCGGAATGCAGAAAATTGGCATGAAAAAGATACTGGATATGCCGCTTGGTTTTTTTGATAAGCACTCAAGCGGGAAAATACGAAAGATAGTAAACGATGGTGCCGGTACTACACATTCATTTTTAGCTCACCAGCTTCCTGATATGGCAGGAAGCGTCATTTCTCCTATGACTCTCATTGTACTGATTCTTGTTGTAGACTGGAGAATGGGTCTTGCTTCACTTGTTCCAATTATTTTGGGATTCATAACAATGAAGTTCATGACGAGCTCTAAAGGTAAGAAATTTCAACAAATGTATTATGATTCGCTGGAGGAAATGAGCTCTGAATCCGTGGAATATATTCGTGGAATACCGGTTGTAAAAACATTCGGTCAAAGTATATTTTCTTTCAAAAAATTCTATGACAGTATACTTAGATATAAAGAAATGGTTCTTGCCTATACTTTTCTCTGGCGAAAACCTATGTCATTTTTCACAGTAATTATGCAGTCGGCTGCATTCTTTTTAATCCCGATGGCAATATTATTAATAGGACGGGGAGAGATACTCCCTCTTGTCCTGTCCGATTTTATTTTTTACCTTCTCATATCACCACTTTTTGCAACTCTTTTAATGAAATCGATGTTTTTTCAACAAAATGTTTTAATTGCCGAGCAGGCAATTGATAGGCTGGATAACCTCCTGAATTATCCAGGTATGCATTATATCGAAAATACAAAAAACATTAAAAATCACAGTCTGGAGTTCAGAGATGTCGTTTTCTCATATGAAGGGAGCAACAAACGGGCAATAAATAAAATTAGTTTTAAATTAAACGAAGGTGAAACTGTAGCTCTTGTCGGAGCCTCAGGAGGAGGTAAAACAACGATTGCCCGACTGGCTGCACGCTTTTGGGATATAGATGAAGGTGAAGTTTTGGTTGGAGGAATTAACGTCAGGGATATTTCTAAAAAAGAACTGATGAACAATGTCTCTTTTGTATTTCAAAGTACAAAGCTGTTTAAAGGTTCACTAAGAGAGAATGTCGTCTTTGGAAAGGAAGACATCGGAGAAAAAGAGATAAATCAAGCAATCGATTCTTCCCAGTCAAGAGAAATCATAGAGAACCTGCAGGATGGACTCGATACAGTAATGGGTACGAAGGGAACCTATCTTTCCGGGGGGGAACAGCAGAGAATTGCACTTGCCAGAGCCATGGTCAAGAATGCTCCGATCGTACTTCTAGATGAAGCCACAGCCTTTGCCGACCCGGAAAATGAGCATCTAATTCAAAAAGCCCTTAAAACACTCAGTCATGGTAAAACGACCCTCATGATTGCTCATCGTCTAACGACTGTACAGGACGCTGACAGAATACTTGTTATTGAAAACGGAAAAATTGAAGAAGAAGGCACACACATAGAGCTGATAGAACAAGGCGGCCTATATAAAACAATGTGGGATGAATATCAGAAAACTATCGCATGGAAAATTGCCGCTAGAGAGACGGCATGCATAGGAGTACAAAATGCTTAA